The segment CCGTGATCGCGGAACCGAACCCGCCCGTGAGGGTCACGTTCGCGCCCTCGATAGGCGTTCCCGCGACCGACCTCGTCACGGTCACCGTTATGATGTTCGATTCACCGACGAAGATGTTCGTCGGCGTGATCGTCACCGTCGGTGCTTTGACCGGGAGGTTACCCGTCACGTTGTGGTAGGAGCTACCGGACACACCGGACTTGAACGCGAAGTAGATGGTCCCGAGGGAACCGCTTGCGTTCATCCTATCCATCCTGAAGACGCCGTTCACCACCGGGAGGGTGATGTTCGCCGTCGTCGGCGTAATCGAGAAGCCCGTCGTGTAGGTGGTCGGGCTCAAGGATCCACCGGTCTGGCTGGTGTTCGTCCAGCTCGCGTAGTATTCGGTCGTGTTACCGGTCACCACTGCGATCGTCCCGTTCGGCAGGGTGCCGTTCGGGTTCGTCACTGTGCAAGTGATCGTCGCGTTCCTATCTACGCCCTTGTCGAGCACATTCGGGGAGCACGAGATCGTCGCGTTGGCAACGGTCACGGTCGGTTCGCTGCCGAGGTTGTCGTGCTTACCGTCGCTCGTGCGCGTGTAGACCTTGTAGGTGCCCCAGGCGAGCGTCGCGGTCGTCGTCGTGTTGCCGATGTTGCTCGACGATGGCGTCGAGACAATGGCGGCAGACGGCAACGTGTTGTTGTTCGTCAAGCTCGCGTACGCGGTCGCGTTGAGGAAGTACACATCCGCGGCCGTCGCAGTAGCGACCCCGCTGATGGTCCTCGTCGTGTTGACCGTGTAGACGGTCGACTCGCCCGCAACCGATGCGGACGGGCTGATGGCAACGCTCATGTCGCGGCCCGGCGAGACCAGGATCTTCGCGTAGGAGTAGTAGGTCTGCGTTCCAGACGTGAACTGTCCTACGGCGATGAGGTGGTCGTTCGCCAGCGTGCTGTTGATTCCGCGAATGAGGTATTGGCCGTTCAGACCGTTTCCAGCAGTTCCGTTCCCGGTCGTGCCGTTCACGAGTGCGCCCGTGTCACGCCTAAGGAGCGAGACGTTACCGAACCCTTGGAGCAGGGTGCCCGTCGAGTCGGTCAACGTGAACGTGATGTCCGTCGGCGTGTCCGACTTGATCTCGCTCACCGACGCCGTGATGACGCCGCCCGTCGCGATGCTGATGGTCTTCGTGACAGTCGCGTTGTTGCCCCACTTGACACCGATCGTGATGGTGCCGCTTCCGCGCGTGGGCGCGATGGTCAAAGTCCAGTTGCCGGTCGCGTTGTTGTCAGTCGGGCTCGGAGCGACCTGTGTCGCGTTGAACGGGAAGAGAACGTCTCCCGTCACCGTGAACACGTCAGTGATCGCGCGCGGGCTCGTGCCGGAATTGTCCGTCGTGAGCCGCGTGTAGCCACCGAAGGTGGTCTCGGTCGAGCCGAGGACCTGGAGGCCGATCGCCACCGTGGACTGCGGGTTGGCGCTCGTGCCCGGGGCGCCGACCGCCGCCGTTGCATTGGCGGGGCTGATGACATTAACATTCACTGCAGCCGGTGATTCCACCGTGAAGGTGACGGCCTTCGTGTACTCGAAGCCGTTGTTCACATCGGTGGTTCCGCCGGTGAAGTTCTGTTGGACAGTTAGCGTCCAGGTACCGGTACGGTTCCAGTTGCTCGTGATGTTGAGGTTCGTCACAACACCGAATGTCTGGAGGCCGAAGGTAACGTTGCTGCCCGAAGAGACTGATGTGCCCGTTCCATTTGTGATGGTTATCGGGAAGCTTGACGAAGTCACGTTTTGGGTGCGGTACGTATTTGTTCCGTCCGTCAACGTGATGTTCGTTGGCTTGCTCCAGTTAATGCCCTGGGATCCGCCGGGGTACGTAATGTTATATGTCTTGTTGGAGGAGAAGCCGCTCTTTGCCGTGCTACCTGACGTGAGATCCGTGATGGAGAGAACGTCGGCGTTAACTGGAATGAGCTTCCAGTCCGTCCGTTCCGCGGCCGATGTCCCGGTCGTGTTCTGGGTGGCCGTCACGTTCAGGTTCTGGGCGCCGGCGGCGATGAAGGAGGAAGCTTTCACCCAGGAGCTCTTGCCGGCGTCATTCGTGGAAACTGTCGTCGTGACCGTGGCTCCGGTCCCATCAACGTAAGATATCGTTACGTTCACTCCGTTGTACTCACTGAGCGATGTGCCGGCGGCATCCGCGACAGTGATAGTTAGGGTCGAATCCCCCAACTGGGCATACGTAAGGGACGTAGGTAGAACGCTCACCACCAGGGTTCTCGCGGCGTTCACCACGAAGGCCGCCGCGTGTTTCTGGTTGTAGTCAAGGACAATCCAGGTGCCGACCTCACTGAAAGCACGCGAGGGGAACGTTCCGTTACCATTCCCGTCCATGGTCTTGGAGTCAGTGTACTTCGTGGAGTTGATATCGCCAACCTGGCCTGCCGCGACCTGACTAGGTGAGTATAAATATACGTCGCCACCCGTTCCTGAGCCGTATCCGCCCACGGCAGACCCATTGGCAATTCGAAGGGCCACATTCGCGTTGTATTCCGCGCTTCGAGCGCGGGTCGCGCTGGCGCTGTCGTAGACGTCAAACACA is part of the Euryarchaeota archaeon genome and harbors:
- a CDS encoding PGF-CTERM sorting domain-containing protein — protein: MSNVPRKIQTAILVALLTTSVLTVLPVDFIAGSADASHGVGGTGCTTQSGSTAYGSYCLATITDVFDVYDSASATRARSAEYNANVALRIANGSAVGGYGSGTGGDVYLYSPSQVAAGQVGDINSTKYTDSKTMDGNGNGTFPSRAFSEVGTWIVLDYNQKHAAAFVVNAARTLVVSVLPTSLTYAQLGDSTLTITVADAAGTSLSEYNGVNVTISYVDGTGATVTTTVSTNDAGKSSWVKASSFIAAGAQNLNVTATQNTTGTSAAERTDWKLIPVNADVLSITDLTSGSTAKSGFSSNKTYNITYPGGSQGINWSKPTNITLTDGTNTYRTQNVTSSSFPITITNGTGTSVSSGSNVTFGLQTFGVVTNLNITSNWNRTGTWTLTVQQNFTGGTTDVNNGFEYTKAVTFTVESPAAVNVNVISPANATAAVGAPGTSANPQSTVAIGLQVLGSTETTFGGYTRLTTDNSGTSPRAITDVFTVTGDVLFPFNATQVAPSPTDNNATGNWTLTIAPTRGSGTITIGVKWGNNATVTKTISIATGGVITASVSEIKSDTPTDITFTLTDSTGTLLQGFGNVSLLRRDTGALVNGTTGNGTAGNGLNGQYLIRGINSTLANDHLIAVGQFTSGTQTYYSYAKILVSPGRDMSVAISPSASVAGESTVYTVNTTRTISGVATATAADVYFLNATAYASLTNNNTLPSAAIVSTPSSSNIGNTTTTATLAWGTYKVYTRTSDGKHDNLGSEPTVTVANATISCSPNVLDKGVDRNATITCTVTNPNGTLPNGTIAVVTGNTTEYYASWTNTSQTGGSLSPTTYTTGFSITPTTANITLPVVNGVFRMDRMNASGSLGTIYFAFKSGVSGSSYHNVTGNLPVKAPTVTITPTNIFVGESNIITVTVTRSVAGTPIEGANVTLTGGFGSAITDAAGQATFTVLPTGSTRIDVLVNGDSAGSFTPVGGLTLSFDKATYSPGDTVKVTVIQRGTTAGFVSGATVTVDGVVAGTTGNDGTLTFTALAAGNYTVNASKATFVGASKTLTVVTPVGPAAFTVTTLEVPATANLGDTVLVSAIVTNTGGQAGTFTCDLKVDGTTVDSKDVTVNAGSSKQCTFQFITTKEGALVVTISTASAKTMTVSKPTATFTYSGLTLSKTEVDAGAIVAVSAKVKNTGTASGTSSVALKVNGVTKQTQSVTLGAGEETTVGFDLQIAEKGTYSVTVGDQAATTLKVNEVKKPSTPGFEALAAIAAIGAAMLVIRRRRN